The Zootoca vivipara chromosome 5, rZooViv1.1, whole genome shotgun sequence genome includes the window TGGGGGTGCCACGAATGCGTCAACTGAAGGTGCAGAACAACTCGTGTGTGGTGCACGAAGACTTCAAGGAAGACATTTTTGGCTGTTACGATGTCTACAGCGAGGAGAAGGAGGACAGGTCCCCCTTTGGGCTCATCAATGGAACAGCGTGAGTAGATCGTAACTTCTGCCTTTCTTGAGTTTCACAAACTAAGAGTTTGGTCATCCTCTTAGTTGTCTGCACCTTcatattctccaacatttctctgatggaaataggcatgtcctattctgtttttattgtttttattatttttgttgtttttatagtttttcttattttgttgtttttgttgtttttgttgtttttattacttttgttgtttttattgtttttattacttttgatgtttttattatttttattattctatttGCACCTATcggactgggttgtcccagctactctgggcaggtTTTAACGtacatgaaaacataataaaacattaaacatgaaaaaaaactccctattcagggctgccttcagatgtcttctaaaggttgtatagttacttgtctccttggcttgcataactccataccctctgacatttctctgatgaaaataggggtgtcctatggaaaagtgggacattccaggatcaaatcagaaaccaggatggcttctgtaaatccaagactgccCCTAGAAAATGGGCACTTTTGGAGGGGCTGCGGTTGGCATGGGAGGGGGGACACCTCCGCAAGCTGTTTGGGTTTGGAAGCCGGTGGGAAGTCAGGAAGGTTATTCTGAGACATGATCGGAGCAAGCAGGGACTGGTGGTTCCCAGCCTGGTGGTGCTTCTTAGCCACCAGGGGGCAGATAACAGTAAAACCAAGGCCAGCTCAAGATATTTTgccgcttgaggcaaaacagaaaatggtacTCATGTACTTGCTGCTGCCTccgctgctgcctgaggcgactGGAGGTGACCTTGACACGCTGaaggtggcagggagagaaaaggaggccAGAAAAGAGCAGGCGGCAGCCCTCCTCCTCTGAAGTGGGGGCTGTGGGTGACAAGCACAGGAGGCCGTGAGTGgcgtgaccctcagggtcctggATCTGCCACCtctcccagctgtccccagcatgcctcctgaggcaactgcctcaaggAGACCAATAGATGGGCCGGCCCACAGTAGAACTATTGAGTAATGAGCTGTTTCCGAGTTAATTTCAAGGTGATAGTTCTTACCTTTAAATAAACCATGAACCCGGGGTTCAGATAACATGCTAAGCCTAACCATGGAGCCAAACAGGAGGAGCAGGGCCTGCGGGGGAGCAAAGAGGCCAGCCATAATCTCCGTTCTGGAAGCCCGCACATGCGCTCTATGCCTTGTTTCGGCGCAAACTGAGCCAATGTCGCGTAAAGTGTTCCAAAAATATTTGATGTAAAGAATATTGGCCAGAGTTCCCAAGAACTGTGTTACTGGTTGTGTGTATCTGTGGGGCATTAGGTTAAAtccttttgggggcaggggggcgggaATTCATGTGCAATATGCATGTGGCATCCCGAGCCTGGAATAGATAACATTTTGGCTTTGTCCATTTTGGCTCTTGTTGCACCTTCTGTGTGCAGGTGGCAGTACCACACAGAGGAAGAGCTGGACGGTTCCTCTCACTGGGGCCGACTGACAAGTTACAGCGGAGGAGGTTATTACATGGATCTCAAAATGACCCGTCGGGAAAGCGCTAGAGCTCTCCGAGTCCTGAAAGAAAACTTGTGGCTGAATCGGGGAACTCGCGTGGTTTTCATTGACTTTTCTGTGTACAATGCCAATATCAACCTTTTCTGCGTCCTGAGGTGGGTGGCagctcttcttccttcccctgTTCATTTCTGCAAaaccatctacagtggtacctctacttacgaatttaatgcgttctgaacgcacattcgtaagtcgaaaaaaattgtaagtcgaatcccataggaatgcattgggagaaaaaaaatcgtaagtctatctaaaaattcgtaagtagaaaaaatcctatctaaacagcatccaagatggcggacggagctccattcataagtagaaacattcgtaagtcgagtcattcgtaagtagaggtaccactgtatttcccatttcccatatcatttaatgtgtcaatacaCAGGGAAGctgttaatattgcagttgttgtataaggaatTGTTATCTTGACTGGAGtgcaattgaaattaatgagatttCGGAACgcagaaacaaagcaaataatCAAACCATCTATTCTAGCACacgggggggggcacctaaattATACAATTTGTTATCAGGATGGTTGGTATTAGTAATtgcattataatttggcattgttataatgaggctattattggaatgcaattgaaaactaataaaaattattaccaaAGACTGCAGAATAGTTACAAAACCCATTTGCAGAACAGGTGAGTTCATCTTCCAATCACGCTTTGTATATACGCCTATTGATCTGCCATCCTTCTTTGAGGCACGTCAATGGAACCATGCAGCCCATACGCATCCTCTTCCCTCCTTATTAGGTTGGTGATTGAATTCCCAGCCACTGGTGGCGCCATCCCGTCATGGCAGATCCGAACAGTAAAGCTCCTCCGCTATGTCAGCACCTGGGACTTCTTCATTGTTGCGTGCGAGATCGTCTTCTGCGTCTTCATCTTCTACTACGTGGTGGAAGAGATCTTGGAGCTGCGCATTCACAGGCTCAAGTACTTCACCAGCATCTGGAACATCCTGGACATTGTTGTCATATTGGTGAGATTTCTTTCCATTCATATTGAAGGAATCAGGACCGCCAGTGATGATTACACAGGAAAGCCACATAGCTTGGGTcaaagaaggccacaacttttattgatgaCAGATGAAGGGTTTGGCAAGGTATTGAGAAACTAATTTGACCATCAGCCTGCCTGCTGAGGTATATACCATTTGGGGTCAACCCGAGGAGAAGAGGACCTAATGGCACACATCAAGGAGGTCCCCCCTGTGGGATTGACACCTTGAGGAGTGCTATGGACCTCGCCCCGGCCTGGGTGTCAGGAATGAGTCAGCTCCAAGCAAAAGGTTGCAGCTAAATGCAGAaaacagccaggaacagagaggctgctTAGATGAAAGTCAGATGGAGGAAAGCCAGCAGCTGCATACTCCGGCTCCTCCTGACCTTGATGTGCAAGCTGATAAGACAGGAACGGAGAGCAGGCTAGAACGCAGTCAAAGCTCGCCGAAAGCACAAACAGGCAGGAAAGAGttaagagacagcctctcagagaatggggaagaggcagaagctgaCCCACTCAGTCCGAGATCTTGACAAATGAGAGTGCtgcaagataggaagcaaaacaaaagacgtCAGAAGCgaaagttcagttgcttctggtcaCACAGTAGCCgcccggagctatctgtttgattttgcaataaatcctcctttttaattagctaTGCTTACAGTGTTaagcgggacacgggtggcgctgtgggttaaaccactgagcctagggcttgccgatcagaagctcggcagtttgaatccctgcgacggggtgggctcccgttgcttggtcccagctcctgccaagctagcagttcaaaagcacgtcaaagtgcaagtagataaatagggaccgctacaagcgggaaggtaaacagtgtttccgtgtgctgctctggttcaccagaagtggctttgtcatgctggccacatgacctggaagctatacgccggctcccttggccaataacgcgagacgagcgccgcaaccccagagtcggtcacgactggacctaatggtcaggggtccctttaccgtacTGTGTTATCTAGCTGAGAACCTGGACTTCTGACACTGAGTTTCCAGACAAAAGCAGCTcctcctggatccctttaatAGGATACCTCTGCCCTTttagaggggcaggcagaggcaccaacctcccctccatcaaAGACTAAGGTTGTCCGGGAGCTGACAAGGAGAGCAGCTCGTTCGCAGATCAGAGAAAGACAGGGAAACAACATACCCTCTGACATTCATCTGATGaagatagggacgtcctaagcaAAAGGGGGACACTctgggtcaaatcagaaactgggacggcttctgtaaatctgggaccgttcctggaaaacagggacacttggatgctatgcagggctggatttaagttgaatgaggccctaagctactaaaggtaacggggccctttatatgtccagctgttttgtgtgttgaatatatgccatatggtaatttatggacctaataggtatctaaagccatttgcacatgttgccatgcaaccgctccatgcagaatgtaggcaccctatatatatagaaatgagcaaaccagcgatattttagggagcaggctagcaggcttacatcataggagctttagcttatacgtaaatccggcactggtcgtATGCAATATGCGAAGCAGCTGACTATGTTAAGTATGAACACCTTTGCAGAAATTATATGTGTTTCTCAACTAATTAGCAAGTGACAGGAGAAACTGCCTTGCCCCAATAGTCTTCGTTCCAAAATGCACTTCCACCTAATGTCTAAGAAACGAAACTTTCATTGGGAGGGTGTGATAGggctgttagcataaatcctatgcAAGGAAAAAAAGCTGCATGTGACTGATTGTTTACATTATAagactgctgtaactttcccacacacaggagacagTGTAACTTGATCTCTTGTCATGTGatattctttgttctgtttctactttcacttctgaCTGAATGAGAGTGATGGCGAATACACTTAACCATCGCTCCCTAATAAGCGTAGTTAAaagctacgattgtttgctgtcttctttaccgaagccagtggcaagagaAAGAATATAGGGCTTTACACCCCGATATTCTAACAAGGGCATTGTATCTTTCCTAAGCACCAAGCACAAGGCTGGCAAAACAATTTGTGCAGCAGTTCTAAGTCCGAAAGAATGATGAGGCTCCACTCTCTGTAGAATTTCCTTTAAATCCCAGGTTTCCCCCCTCAGCTTTCTATTGTAGCCATCGGATTCCACATCTTTCGCACCATTGAGGTCAACAGGTTGATGGGACAGCTTCTGAGAAACCCCAGCATCTATGCGGACTTTGAATTCCTGGCTTTTTGGCAGACTCAGTACAATAACATGAATGCTGTGAACTTGTTCTTTGCCTGGATCaaggtatctatctatctatctatctatctatctatctatctatctatctatcatgtatcatctatctatcatatctatctatctatctaatctttctttctttctttctttctttctttctttctttgatttctatactgcccttcatctggaggatcacagggcgATTTACAAGATAAAAACTTGGCTTCCTGACTATGAATCTGTCTGTTGTCAGCCAAAGATTCCAGCACTCCTTGGATGGAGCATCCATATTATGCATAGAATCGTAgattcgtagagttggaagggaccccaagcgccATCCAATCCAAGccctgcagaaatctcaactaatgcatctatgatagatggctatccaacctctgcttctaaacctccaaggaaggagagttcacgacctccagagggagagagaccattccactgttgaacaactcttactgtcaggaagttcttcccagtgTTTAGTTGGGATCCCCTTTCTTGTAGCCTGAAGCCAtgtgttcaggtcctaccctccagagcaggagaaaacaagcctgttcCCTCCTCCGTGTgatagcccttcagatacttaaagatggttatcatatctccgcTCAGTCTTCTTCACCCTCatcttctcccctgccctccaagGGTGCCATCTCTAGGGGGCCctgggtgctcagcacccacaccaCATGGCccccaacgcaacttccggtgcctcgTGAAACACCAGAAGTCACATGCAAGGCACACAGCAGAGCGGAAATACAGGGCAAACGACATGCTGTATTGAATGAATACAGGGTGTAGTATTTTACATTGACATGCGGGACAATTCTGTATTATACAGGACGGGTAACAACCCTACGACAGCAACTGGAAACGTGCTGAAAATGGACCCCTCGACACTTTTAACTGCGGTTCTTTGCAAGGCGTATCATTTTCCCTCTCTGGTTTTTGGCGAAAACTATTTATGTGCTGTACTCAAGCTGGCTGAGGACGGCATGCTTTCATTGGCTGGGTGAAGTCCCAAGTAGTTCAAAAGTCCTCCAGGTTTCGCTGCTCCATTGAAGCCTAAGGCAGCAGCTGCTTACCaaacaatatggggggggggaagcgtttTAAATGTTGAAATGAAAAATTTCCAGGGAGCCACCTACCGGATGTTGTGTGCAATGTCTACCCCTTTTGTCATGAATGAAACAGGCCCGTTTGGAAAACTGAGGAACTGTCGCACAACCACAGTACAACCCCTTACAACCTGATACACATACGGACAACCCCCTATTGGAGGGGACCTTTCTGTTTTCAACAGAGGTATATTGGAGAGTATGGAACAGACACACCCTGCTCTCTCAAACCATCAGCCACAGAAGACGGTGGGAGACTGACCTGCATCTGAGCCATCCCATTAGCGCCCTGTCGATCTTTGTCACTTGAGAGGAAGTCCATAAATTCCCCCAGACTTTCTCCTCATCCCATCTCACCTTAACCTGCCCTTAACCTGCCCTTAACCTgccctcctcttttccttccccatccagATATTCAAATACATTAGCTTTAACAAAACGATGACACAGCTCTCCTCCACCTTAGCCCGCTGTGCCAAGGACATCCTAGGCTTTGCCATTATGTTCTTCATCGTCTTCTTTGCCTACGCCCAGCTGGGATACCTTCTCTTCGGGACCCAAGTGGAAAACTtcagcacctttgtcaaatgcatGTGAGTGGATCTTCCTTGCCTTCTCCTCCTAAGGTTTTTGGTCGCATGCCACCACATAGGTTGGTAAGCACTGAGTTGTGCTGCATCACACACCTGCTCTACATTTTATAGTGTGTGCCTGATTGTGTAGACTAGCGtgtgcagggtttgtttgttctcctgtttgtttgtttgcttgcttgcttgcttgcttgtttgtttgtttaggacaaaagtaaaggtaaaggtaaagggacccctgaccattaggtccagtcgtgaccgactctggggctgcgtgctcatctcgcattattggccgagggagccggcatacagcttgcaggtcatgtggccagcatgacaaagccgcttctggcaaaccagagcagcacatggaaacgctgtttaccttcccgctgtagcggttcctatttatctacttgcattttgacatgcttttgaactgctaggttggcaggagctgggaccaagcaacgggagctcatcccgtcacagggattcgaaccgccgaccttctgatcggcaagccctaggctcagtggtttaaccacagcgccacctgggtcccctaggaCAAAAGTACAGACCACTTAATCATATTTTTCTGCACCCAGCGAGGCATTCTGCCATACATTGCTGACCCTCACCCCCTTCCTACCTTCCAGCTTCACCCAGTTTCGCATAATCCTCGGCGACTTTGACTACAATGCCATTGACAACGCTAACCGGGTCTTGGGGCCTATATATTTTGTCACCTAcgtcttctttgtcttctttgtGCTGTTGGTAAGTTGTGTGTTATTGCTTTCTATTGCCTCCTGCTTACAGAGATTACCGCTGtttcccaagtgtccctattttccagggacagtcctggatgtacagaagctgtccctgtttctgatttgatcctggaatgccccactttcccttaggacgtcccttttttcatcagaaaaatgttggagggtatgaagtgaTGTGACCTCTGAGCCAAGTAGATAGGAGCAAAAGCGTTGGTATTTTGCAAAGAGATGAAGCTGCGAAAAAGCCCGCTGGAAACCACTCCAAGACCTCTTGCGTTTTGGAATATATTAGATGCTGTTCTCAAGTTATACACcagcaggcaaacaaacaaacaaattattgtCACAACAGCTCAATGTAGGGCCTTGCTCTAGATTTGGGAAGTCTTTCTGCTTTACACcaacaaaatattgcaaacaAGATGGCAGGAGTCCCAGCTTGGCCCCATGGCCATGGGAGGCCCAAGGCCGTGGGTGCTATGCAGCGTACATGgctctggcactgaaatttgtgggtgcccagccccttcatggggaattttgtgggtgctcagacacccagggccccagggcgTTGGCCCCTATGTGAAGCAGCGGTGCCAGACTTAacgaaacaaaaatgcttgtatATTTTATTCGGGATTGCTCAAAGCAGTGCTACCCGGAGCAAGCAGCAGTTCTTTGCATCTAGCAAGTCTCAAGCAAGCGTGCTTATAAGTGGTGTCATGACGAAGAGCTTTGCACCTCCATCTTCTTTTCTTCTCAGTATTGTCTaggtcaggggtgaggaacctgtcgCCCTCCAAAAGTTTTTGGGCTCCAGCTCTAATCAACCcgaaccagcatggccaatggcaaaccctccaagtgtccctattttccagggacgtccctgatttagagaagccgtcccagtttctcattggatcccagaatgtcccgcttttccttaggatgtccctatttttcctggagaaatgttggggagggTATGGATTTCTTTGACACACACCCCCCAGCCGTCTGGTGGCAATCcaatatagggaagtttttccaatgttttattatgtttttatatgtgttggaagctgcccagagtggccggacAACTCAGTAAGATATGTggggtgtaaatagtaaaattatcattatggaagaggacgtccctattttcatgcgcgaaatgttggagggtatgcaatggtcagggattgtgggggCTATAATAAAATgactgttcccccctcccccctcagcaCTGAACTAAGTGGTTTGTAGGACACTTCCTTCTTTTTGGCACTGCCACTAAATAGGTGGAGTGGGACAGACTTCCGGTATATAGGATTCTTGAAGTTTTAAAGTTGGGAGGTATAATTTACTTTCATTTGCTCCATGGAGCAAAGAGGGTGCTTTATGTGTCTAGTCCACATGGAGGAATCGACCCTTCTGTTTCTCTTCCCACAGAACATGTTCCTGGCTATTATCAACGACACATATTCTGAAGTCAAAGAGGAGCTTTCAAACCAAAAGAATGAACTGCAGCTCACGGACATCCTGAAACAGGTTCCTTCATTAATTGAAATCCACATTTCCTCTTCTGTGAAATGTGGATTATGTTTCAGAGGGTCTGCGCCTTGAGTAAACACTCGCCATTATAATGCTTTTCTGGGAAACGATAGGTGGTGGGCAGAGGGGAATTTGGGGTGTTTGTTTGAATCCTGTCAATGAATGGTATGTGGGataaacggggatttcccggggaatacgggagacttggcagctatgctcccagtacatttccgagcacaattcacaatgttggtgctgacctttaaagccctaaacggcctcggccaagtatacctgaaggagtgtctccaccccaatcaATCAGCctgaggtccaactctgagggccttctgctggtttcctcactgcaagaagcaaagttacagggaaccaggcagaggaccttgtcagtagtggcgcctgccctgtggaacgcccttccatcagatgtcaaggagataaagaattacataacttttagaagacatcaaaaAGTCTtctaaagggatgcaggtggcgctgtgggttaaaccacagagcctagggcttgctgatcagaaggttggcggttcgaatccctgcgatgggctgagctcccgttgctcggtcccagctcctgccaacctagcagttcgaaagcacgtcaaagtgcaagtagataaatagggaccactacagcgggaaggtaaatggcatttccgtgtgctgctctggttcaccagaagtggctttgtcatgctggccacatgacctggaagctatacgccagctccctcggccaataatgcgagatgagggcacaaccccagagtcggtcatgactggacctaatggtcaggggtctctttacctttaaaggccaccttgtatcaggaggtttttaatattatttttatttttattattaaatattaatattattatttttattagtgtGCAACcactctctattattattattattattattattattattattattattattattaagctcttCAGACACACTGCAGAGAGaactggaaggtgtgcaggggggggggcatgtgaacTCACTTTGATGTCTTGCGAAGGATTATTCTGATTTCATTGTGACCATATTCCAGACTCTTCATGTTGCTGCCATGCCTCTTCTCTCTGCCTGCAGCAGGGTGAGGCGGCAAGGCTGAATTTTTCTATGCACCTTTTAACTCCAGGGCTATAATAGGACCCTAATGAAGCTGAAGCTGAAAAAAGATCGGATCTCTGACGTGCAAAAAGCTTTGCAGAAAGGGACCAAGGAGCTGGAATTTGAAGACTTTAAGAACAGCTTGAGAGAGTAAGTGGCTTTAGAGCTTGCAGTGAACCTTCTCAGCAGTCCCTCATACTGCAGACTGGCATCGTCCAACAAACAATGTTTGATGCTAGACTTCCCCACATATCTTAGTctcactgtgggaatgttcagggaggcaggagaggatatattgtttattaatatccttcctaacttgcactagcaagttttataacgtagcagagttttacattccccttttaaacgcgcAGCAGATAGCttgttgcaggcttgtttaagcctctcacaATAAGGTTCCTGGTAAGTCCCTTTATTATCCCTCTGAAAAGAATgaacacgccacaatcttgtttaaagtacataagtttactcacatcatcagttcatagttggatccctgaaggcagactttagttacaaagtactgtatatacatttggatctatcccatatgggggaataatcccagtgatTGCAGGCTAGCAGTCCTGAAGTTCACAcgacgaaaggaagatggagaagagTCGAAAAGAAGAAAGTGTGTTGCGTGCCTTGCCCTTTTTGTcacctgggcaggtaaggtcacgcccgcctctagtcacatgcaagaagaaggatgctccaggccaggaggaaacaggaagttttcgactggctggaccaaacattcccccgcatgtcttctctaggaaaagaaggaatgttgtacttgactgctcctcatgtatcacatcccacactcACAGCATATGCTGAAGGGGCATCTATAATAAGAATGTTAGGTGTTCAGGCCCTGTGTTTCAGCTCCATTCTCTCTCCTGCTGTCCTTCCTTCCATAGGCTTGGCCATGCTGAGCACGAGATCACAGCAGCCTTTGCAAAGTTTGATAAAGATGGGAACCAAATTCTGGATGAGGAGGAGCAGAAGAGAATGCGGAACGACTTGGAGGAGAAGAGAGTAAGGATGCATTCTCACTCTGTGTCACAGGAGTGCCTTTGATTGGGGTCCTGAGATTTAAAAGGACGATGATCAAACCTGAACACAACAAAATgactggcttcttcttcttctttcctaggttgctttgaatgcagaaattGAGAATTTGGGGAAATCCTTCGGAGACAACAATTTGGACGGCCCATTTGCTATTGCGGATGCAAAGAACAACCAAGGAAACAAATCTAGCCTGGTGTCTGAGGAGGAGTTCCAAAcgtctgtattattatttaattctaTTAGTACCTGTTAAATACACTCATCAGAATATACACACCCAAAAAAGAGATCACTAAATTATATATTATGCAAAACATAGGTATGGCACCtatactccataccttccaatgtttctctgatgaaaatagggacgatctattccatcatcatcatctttataccccacccaccttactgggttgccccagccactcttggcagcttctaacatatataaaaacataataaaacaatacacattaaaaaactttcctgtacagggctgccttcagatgtcttctaatagttGTATACTGTACAgcgcttttttctttaaaaaatgtttaggggtactctcattttgactcaagaaaatcaccgttTTATAgatcaaatcagggaaaataaatacagtaaacggacaaaagtacaaagaacatgcattactcatattgaaatactgctcctcaatgaggccaaacttttatcagtaaaacaccacacattcaCCTTCCaccctgcttcacacattaaacgctcacttccaTCTGAGAATCAGGAAAAACCGGGAAAGGAAATCACAGTGCTAGATTTCAACTCCTACTTCACATGTTAAACgctcgcttctgtctgagactcggggggggggaaacattgtgacaggaaatgaggccaccatcggGGGtggcaacggaactgacgattcaccatgctagaaaaaaaccttttaaaatttaagatttttagtttcttctcccgttagattcacaaaatgtttaggagtatgctagaccccagaaaaaagcaatgGTTGTGTAGCTACTtactccttggctcaggggtttgcctaactccataccatccaacatttctcaaataaaaataggaggaaaagcagggcatttggggatgaaatcagaaaccaggatggcttctgtaaatttggggctgcccctgcaaaatagggacactcggagggtctgaTACTCCTTATATCAAATGAATTTGGAAGAGTTGGGCTCAAAACTAGAAGTGGAGATTGGGAATAATCTCTCCTTTGCACAAAGAGGTCAGCATGATGGGAACAAACCTCACTTTTCTTCCGCAGACTCCTGAGACGGGTTCTGCAGCTGGAGCATTCCATCGGGGGTGTCATGTCCAAGACGGAAGCCTTGGTGGTTAAGCTGGAGGGGCTGGAGAGAAGCAAATTCAAAAACAAGGACTCCACGAGCAAGCTTCTCAACAACATTAGCAAAGTAGGTGTCTGTAGGTTCCGATTGCAACGTCCTATCTACTCAGGGTGCAGAATCCACATTTACTCGCTCCACCCAATGGAG containing:
- the PKD2L1 gene encoding polycystin-2-like protein 1, with the protein product MSSSHLNNRADSHFQAREEHELETLGNKAWDNPVYNGSPSSSLKIRAIYNPKSILENPYENIEKLTDSLPYQKEREKEEMRVGKKKPFSACCFCICKGIRGLWGTTLTENTAENRELYVKTTLRELLVYIVFLVDICLLTYGMTSSNAYYYTKVMSELFLETPTDSGISFQEIGSMADFWRYTQGPLLDSLYWTKWYNNESLGHNTQSYIYYENLLLGVPRMRQLKVQNNSCVVHEDFKEDIFGCYDVYSEEKEDRSPFGLINGTAWQYHTEEELDGSSHWGRLTSYSGGGYYMDLKMTRRESARALRVLKENLWLNRGTRVVFIDFSVYNANINLFCVLRLVIEFPATGGAIPSWQIRTVKLLRYVSTWDFFIVACEIVFCVFIFYYVVEEILELRIHRLKYFTSIWNILDIVVILLSIVAIGFHIFRTIEVNRLMGQLLRNPSIYADFEFLAFWQTQYNNMNAVNLFFAWIKIFKYISFNKTMTQLSSTLARCAKDILGFAIMFFIVFFAYAQLGYLLFGTQVENFSTFVKCIFTQFRIILGDFDYNAIDNANRVLGPIYFVTYVFFVFFVLLNMFLAIINDTYSEVKEELSNQKNELQLTDILKQGYNRTLMKLKLKKDRISDVQKALQKGTKELEFEDFKNSLRELGHAEHEITAAFAKFDKDGNQILDEEEQKRMRNDLEEKRVALNAEIENLGKSFGDNNLDGPFAIADAKNNQGNKSSLVSEEEFQTLLRRVLQLEHSIGGVMSKTEALVVKLEGLERSKFKNKDSTSKLLNNISKEEQGSLVPQDAEWVIKEEGGLERQENGVRVTPLSGSRALYPIVPKTELPGSQTPKNTPRQSNKSF